From a region of the Calliphora vicina chromosome 4, idCalVici1.1, whole genome shotgun sequence genome:
- the LOC135958742 gene encoding uncharacterized protein LOC135958742, with protein sequence MECSNVNCQITGNDRMVSCWLFVGCYHLKCSGLKARDADSLADPQKSLHWTCPNCKNISVEFYNLFKSSKDEFDKINKEFLLLQTKLIKYGELFTKYSNLEKFTSSANIFSPKRKKTNSGSVPPYITCSKAAGSTSSSDVDTNFPPGNTNLNINPSFPVEENVITSEIYPRSPLESTTMNMMDINTGTTFIPVTSAIQPVVIHPAQNSTNIHPLRVIPPKKTIFISRFAFDTSIDDIEYYIKTKLNLDVEMVIYKFKYSQPRTIASFKIMVPPEIFDHLIDPRFWPDNALIREYVYRDNQRSANTVHLPSRSTNFSKN encoded by the coding sequence ATGGAATGTTCAAACGTAAACTGTCAAATTACTGGCAATGATCGTATGGTATCCTGCTGGCTATTCGTTGGGTGCTATCACTTGAAGTGCAGTGGCCTAAAAGCACGTGATGCTGATTCTCTAGCTGACCCTCAAAAATCCCTGCACTGGACTTGTccaaattgcaaaaatattagtgttgaattttataatcTTTTTAAAAGTTCTAAAGATGAATTTGACAAGATCAATAAGGAATTTCTGTTGCTGCAAACTAAACTCATTAAATATGGCGAATTATTCACCAAATACTCAAATCTGGAAAAATTTACATCTTCAGCTAATATTTTTTCTCCTAAACGCAAGAAGACGAACTCTGGATCTGTACCACCGTATATCACCTGCTCAAAAGCTGCCGGTTCTACATCCTCGTCTGatgttgatacaaattttcCTCCAGGAAATACAAACCTGAACATTAATCCCAGTTTCCCCGTTGAAGAAAATGTCATTACATCAGAAATTTACCCCCGTTCTCCTTTGGAATCTACAACTATGAATATGATGGATATTAATACAGGAACAACGTTTATCCCTGTTACTTCTGCAATTCAGCCAGTTGTTATTCACCCTGCTCAGAACTCTACTAACATCCATCCTCTTAGAGTTATACCAcctaaaaaaactatttttatctCCCGTTTTGCTTTTGATACTTCAATTGACGATATTGAATATTATATCAAAACCAAATTGAATCTTGATGTTGAAATGGTGATCTATAAGTTTAAATATTCTCAGCCGAGAACTATTgcatcatttaaaattatggtacCTCCCGAAATCTTTGACCATTTAATAGATCCTAGATTTTGGCCTGATAATGCATTGATTCGTGAATATGTTTACAGAGACAACCAAAGATCAGCTAATACTGTTCATTTGCCCTCCCGCTcaactaatttttcaaaaaactga
- the Klf15 gene encoding Krueppel-like factor 3 — MDFFADGGFQQLFCDLNEQIDLDYNSWHYAQPDNQVSPPYESENTNNYLLKPCEESEKYASPVMALNEKQLQSSLDYLLQNSCESLEDYDAASLTSLSRDLADWEEKFLDNYIEIPELVDFLPEKTPLCTDNCKHFLQESAEKLKLLPSSPNSPGSAEKSYICTYGDCGKIYAKPAHLKAHLRRHLGEKPYVCNWTNCTWRFSRSDELARHRRSHSGVKPYKCDFCAKCFARSDHLTKHRKVHERRLLAASKAGKTMENGELPASVLTVRPGRKRKNQL, encoded by the coding sequence ATGGATTTTTTTGCTGATGGTGGTTTTCAACAATTATTTTGTGATTTAAATGAGCAAATAGATTTAGATTATAATTCCTGGCACTATGCTCAACCCGACAATCAAGTCTCACCTCCATATGAAAgtgaaaatacaaataattatttgCTAAAACCCTGTGAAGAAAGTGAAAAATATGCTTCACCAGTAATGgctttaaatgaaaaacaattgcAGTCTAGTTTGGATTATTTACTTCAGAATTCCTGTGAATCTTTGGAGGATTATGATGCAGCCTCCTTAACTAGTCTATCCCGAGATTTGGCTGACTGGGAGGAGAAGTTTCTGGATAATTATATAGAAATTCCAGAGCTTGTGGATTTTTTGCCTGAAAAGACTCCCCTCTGCACCGACAACTGCAAACATTTCCTGCAAGAAAGTGCTGAAAAACTTAAGCTGTTACCCTCTAGCCCCAACTCACCTGGCTCTGCAGAAAAATCTTATATTTGCACCTATGGAGACTGTGGCAAAATTTATGCCAAACCAGCCCATTTAAAGGCCCATCTGAGGCGCCATTTGGGTGAGAAACCTTATGTTTGCAATTGGACCAATTGCACCTGGAGATTTTCAAGATCCGATGAATTGGCCAGACATCGTCGCTCTCATTCGGGTGTTAAGCCAtacaaatgtgatttttgtgCCAAATGTTTTGCCAGATCCGATCATTTAACCAAACACCGCAAGGTACATGAAAGACGTCTGTTGGCGGCCAGTAAAGCGGGTAAAACTATGGAGAATGGTGAGCTGCCGGCTTCAGTTTTGACCGTGAGACCGggtagaaaaagaaaaaatcaattgtag